A window of the Streptomyces sp. NBC_01351 genome harbors these coding sequences:
- a CDS encoding acyl-CoA dehydrogenase family protein: MDFSFGAEDEELRGRARAWLAEHLVGPYAQAVGLGGPGSEHEGVDVRRAWERELGRGGWIGQGWEADGYGNRRLSLTGQVVWAEEYAALRAPGRVGHIGENLLAPTLIAYGSQEQRDRFLPGIARGEELWCQGYSEPGAGSDLASIRTAAVRDPADGLYRVTGQKIWTSLAQDADWCFVLARTEPGSRRHRGLTFLLVRMDQPGRVEVRPIRQMSGTSEFNEVFFDGAVAAEAVGAEGEGWTVAMGLLALERGVSTLVQQIGFAAELERVLASYAASGAASYAASYAGSGGASGGDDPVVRERLVRQWAELRTMRWNALRTLGSTGSTSDAADAGAPSVAKLLWGGWHKRLGELAVEVRGAAASAGPTATAWAPGLPYELGLDEEQRLFLFTRADTIYGGSDEIQRNIIAERVLGLPKESR; this comes from the coding sequence GTGGACTTCAGCTTCGGGGCCGAGGACGAGGAGCTGCGCGGGCGCGCCCGGGCGTGGCTGGCGGAGCACCTCGTGGGCCCGTACGCGCAGGCGGTCGGCCTCGGCGGACCGGGCAGCGAGCACGAGGGCGTCGACGTCCGGCGCGCGTGGGAGCGCGAGCTGGGCCGGGGCGGCTGGATCGGGCAGGGCTGGGAGGCCGACGGGTACGGGAACCGGCGGCTCTCCCTCACCGGGCAGGTGGTGTGGGCCGAGGAGTACGCGGCGCTGCGCGCACCCGGCCGGGTCGGCCACATCGGGGAGAACCTCCTCGCGCCGACGCTGATCGCCTACGGGTCCCAGGAGCAGCGGGACCGCTTCCTCCCGGGTATCGCGCGGGGCGAGGAGCTCTGGTGTCAGGGCTACAGCGAGCCCGGCGCCGGCTCCGATCTCGCCTCGATCCGTACGGCGGCGGTCCGGGACCCGGCCGACGGGCTGTACCGGGTCACCGGCCAGAAGATCTGGACCTCGCTCGCCCAGGACGCCGACTGGTGCTTCGTACTGGCCCGCACCGAGCCCGGCTCGCGGCGCCACCGCGGGCTGACCTTCCTCCTCGTACGGATGGACCAGCCGGGGCGGGTCGAGGTCCGGCCGATCCGCCAGATGTCGGGGACCAGCGAGTTCAACGAGGTCTTCTTCGACGGGGCGGTCGCGGCGGAGGCCGTCGGCGCGGAGGGCGAGGGCTGGACCGTGGCCATGGGCCTGCTCGCCCTGGAGCGGGGGGTCTCGACACTGGTCCAGCAGATCGGCTTCGCGGCGGAACTGGAACGCGTACTGGCCTCGTACGCGGCCTCGGGCGCGGCCTCGTACGCGGCCTCGTACGCGGGCTCGGGCGGGGCATCGGGCGGGGACGACCCGGTCGTACGGGAACGCCTGGTGCGCCAGTGGGCCGAGCTGCGCACCATGCGCTGGAACGCCCTGCGCACCCTGGGCTCCACGGGCTCCACGAGTGACGCCGCCGACGCCGGGGCCCCCAGTGTGGCCAAGCTGCTGTGGGGCGGCTGGCACAAGCGGCTCGGCGAGCTCGCGGTCGAGGTCCGCGGCGCGGCGGCTTCGGCCGGGCCGACGGCCACGGCCTGGGCGCCCGGGCTCCCGTACGAGCTCGGACTCGACGAGGAGCAGCGGCTGTTCCTGTTCACCCGCGCCGACACCATCTACGGCGGCTCGGACGAGATCCAGCGGAACATCATCGCCGAGCGCGTGCTCGGCCTGCCTAAGGAGTCGCGGTGA
- a CDS encoding cyclase family protein, which yields MTLPAEFHDIAKRVNNWGRWGADDEIGALNLITDEVVRAAAAEIRSGRRIPLALPLKEDGVQVGMIPGRINPLHTMVQINQELFGPGTVACSDDAVTMGLQAGTHWDALTHVSHSGRIYNGRPAGSITAHGRAEFSGIDKAGHIVSRGVLLDVARAKGQDRLPGGHAVTPEDLAEAEEFGGVTVRAGDIVLVRTGQIQVYLAGDKHGYGFPSPGLSVRTPEWFHARDVAAVANDTLTFEIFPPEIENLWLPVHALDLVEMGMHQGQNWNLEKLSTACAEENRYAFFLSAMPEPFVGAVGTPVAPVAIL from the coding sequence ATGACCCTGCCCGCCGAGTTCCACGACATCGCCAAGCGCGTCAACAACTGGGGCCGCTGGGGCGCCGATGACGAGATCGGCGCCCTCAACCTCATCACCGACGAGGTCGTCCGGGCCGCCGCGGCGGAGATCCGCAGCGGCCGCCGGATACCGCTCGCCCTCCCCCTCAAGGAGGACGGGGTCCAGGTCGGCATGATCCCCGGCCGGATCAACCCGCTGCACACGATGGTGCAGATCAACCAGGAGCTCTTCGGGCCGGGGACGGTGGCGTGCAGCGACGACGCCGTGACCATGGGCCTCCAGGCGGGCACCCACTGGGACGCCCTCACGCACGTCTCGCACTCGGGCCGGATCTACAACGGCCGCCCGGCCGGCTCGATCACCGCGCACGGGCGCGCCGAGTTCAGCGGCATCGACAAGGCCGGGCACATCGTCTCGCGCGGCGTCCTCCTCGACGTGGCCCGCGCGAAGGGCCAAGACCGCCTCCCGGGCGGCCACGCCGTCACCCCCGAGGACCTCGCCGAGGCCGAGGAGTTCGGCGGGGTCACCGTCCGCGCGGGGGACATCGTCCTGGTGCGCACCGGCCAGATCCAGGTCTACCTGGCGGGCGACAAGCACGGCTACGGCTTCCCGTCCCCCGGGCTGTCCGTCCGTACGCCGGAGTGGTTCCACGCCCGGGACGTCGCTGCCGTCGCCAACGACACCCTCACCTTCGAGATCTTCCCGCCGGAGATCGAGAACCTCTGGCTGCCGGTGCACGCCCTGGACCTGGTGGAGATGGGCATGCACCAGGGTCAGAACTGGAACCTCGAAAAGTTGTCCACAGCCTGTGCAGAAGAAAACCGGTACGC
- a CDS encoding SDR family oxidoreductase yields the protein MGNFLAGKVVAVTGAGRGIGRAVALAAAAEGAKVVVNDYGVGIEGGEPTSEIADGVVKEILAAGGEAVAVADDISTMAGGQRIVDTALAQYGRIDGVVCVAGILRERMLFNMSEEEWDPVVATHLKGTFTVFRAASAVMRKQGTGTLIGFTSGNHQGSVAQANYSAAKGGIISLVRSAALGLAKYGVTANAVAPVARTRMSANVPMELKEIGEPEDVAALVTYLLSDRARAEDITGQVYTIAGPKIAVWAQPRELRAGYAEGSWTPEKIADFLPGTVGKDPMPMLAQLEAMAKAAAAKDRPNA from the coding sequence GTGGGGAACTTCTTGGCAGGCAAGGTCGTCGCCGTCACCGGCGCCGGCCGGGGCATCGGGCGGGCCGTGGCACTCGCCGCGGCCGCCGAGGGCGCCAAGGTCGTCGTCAACGACTACGGGGTGGGCATCGAGGGCGGCGAGCCGACGAGCGAGATCGCCGACGGCGTGGTGAAGGAGATCCTCGCCGCCGGCGGAGAGGCCGTCGCCGTCGCCGACGACATCTCCACCATGGCGGGCGGCCAGCGCATCGTCGACACGGCGCTCGCGCAGTACGGGCGCATCGACGGGGTCGTGTGCGTCGCGGGCATCCTGCGCGAGCGGATGCTGTTCAACATGTCCGAAGAGGAGTGGGACCCCGTCGTCGCCACCCACCTCAAGGGCACGTTCACCGTCTTCCGAGCCGCCTCCGCCGTGATGCGCAAGCAGGGCACCGGCACGCTCATCGGCTTCACCAGCGGCAACCACCAGGGCTCCGTCGCCCAGGCCAACTACAGCGCCGCCAAGGGCGGGATCATCTCCCTCGTCCGCTCCGCCGCCCTCGGGCTGGCCAAGTACGGGGTCACGGCCAACGCCGTCGCACCCGTCGCCCGGACCCGGATGTCGGCCAACGTCCCCATGGAACTCAAGGAGATCGGCGAGCCCGAGGACGTCGCCGCCCTGGTCACCTACCTGCTCAGCGACCGCGCCAGGGCCGAGGACATCACCGGGCAGGTCTACACGATCGCCGGCCCCAAGATCGCCGTCTGGGCGCAGCCGCGCGAACTGCGCGCCGGATACGCCGAGGGCTCCTGGACCCCGGAGAAGATCGCCGACTTCCTGCCCGGGACCGTCGGCAAGGACCCCATGCCGATGCTCGCGCAGCTGGAGGCCATGGCCAAGGCGGCGGCCGCCAAGGACCGCCCCAACGCGTAA